The DNA sequence AGCTGGCGCCGTGCCACAGGCCGAACGCCATCCACGTGATCATGGAATTGCGCGCCGTCTTCCACTCACCGCCGCGGTCGCCGCCGAGGGGCCGGTAGAGGTAGTCGCGGAACCAGTTGCCCATGGTCACGTGCCAGCCACGGCGATAGTCCAGCGGGTTGGTGGCCAGCAGGGGGAAGTCGAAGTTGCGTGGGATCTCGTAGCCGAGCAGCCGCGCGAGGCCGCGCGCCATGGTGGAGTAGCCCGAGAAGTCGCAGTAGATCTGGCAGTTGAAACAGAAGGAGCCCACGAGCAGTGACCAGCCCGAGAAGTGTTCCGGGTTCGCGAAGACCACGTCGACGACGTTCGCGAAGCTGTCGGCGATGACGGCCTTCTTGAACAGCCCCACGAGACACAGCTCGACGCCCTCGAGCACCGCCTTGCGGTCGGGCAGTCGCGCATCGTGGATCTGTGGCACGAACTCCTCGGAGCGCAGGATGGGGCCCGCCACGAGCTGCGGGAAGAAGCTCACGAAGAGCAGGAAGTCGCCCACGCTGCGCACGGGGCGCGCGCGCCCGCGGTACACGTCGATGCTGTAGCTGAGGGTCTGGAACGTGTAGAACGAGATGCCGAGGGGTAGCACCGCATGCACCCGCAGGGACGCCACCTGGGTCTCGGCCACGAGCCCGATGGCGACGAGGTTGTCGAGCGCGAAGTCGACGTACTTGAAGTAGGCGAGCACGCCCAGGTTCCCGAGGACGCTCAGGCCCAGCAGCGCGCGGCGCCGACGGTGTGTGCTGGGCTCGATCGGGAGCGCGCCGAGCGCGCGGCCGACCATGAAGTCGAGCGCGCTCGAGAACAAGAGCAACAACACGAACGGCGGGTTCCAAGACGCGTAGAACGCATAGC is a window from the Sandaracinaceae bacterium genome containing:
- a CDS encoding MBOAT family protein; the encoded protein is MRFDSIEFLVFFAVVLVLHRLLPPRRWLLVLASYAFYASWNPPFVLLLLFSSALDFMVGRALGALPIEPSTHRRRRALLGLSVLGNLGVLAYFKYVDFALDNLVAIGLVAETQVASLRVHAVLPLGISFYTFQTLSYSIDVYRGRARPVRSVGDFLLFVSFFPQLVAGPILRSEEFVPQIHDARLPDRKAVLEGVELCLVGLFKKAVIADSFANVVDVVFANPEHFSGWSLLVGSFCFNCQIYCDFSGYSTMARGLARLLGYEIPRNFDFPLLATNPLDYRRGWHVTMGNWFRDYLYRPLGGDRGGEWKTARNSMITWMAFGLWHGASWTFVLWGALNGLLLVAYRLLKMRGLLLPKGPLATGAGLVAMPVFLSLSTIAFRAQDVRGAFSMYQRILTWADGDVSISPLWLAALAVLYGIHWLNRRYQTEGALARVGWPARVAFVSFMVSALSLGAGSGAPFYYFQF